A single region of the Anguilla rostrata isolate EN2019 chromosome 11, ASM1855537v3, whole genome shotgun sequence genome encodes:
- the LOC135235127 gene encoding sarcolemmal membrane-associated protein-like isoform X4, with amino-acid sequence MSPALVVFTSCQNSYPFQERHVYLREPVKIGRAVARSPPAKNNAIFDCKVLSRNHALLWFDHNSGKFYLQDTGSSNGTFINSTRLSHAHQHGPPSQIFTGDIIQFGVDVTESSCNVTHGCVVSSICLFLPDGVEASHRAEEDATPPQASPATSPLPVWKVAESTPSVYSLELFQLSQYLKEALQREQMLEQKLVTLQWLLGRTQEASEASFQAVVDEDQLLSRLEVMENMLQALSGNQCEGRVLELAAYQSTAKEALRRVLREKVEVCQTLSKVELSLSSAQDTCLHLQHLREHAEQELTELASKYSKAVSIIQGLTHTIKLAERQQEEQLQKHLQEKMELQLLIQSLEEQEQEPQTNSDTKECLQSVQGCLEQHQHKITKSHFLASPFSGLLQCLMNEKTLTKEWFLPPPSESLMDASGWTVSGTLSSVEDCTMHSTGRMEEKKDTEAVNNVTLLTEDCGSGELQSREAELQSRGVELQSREAELQSRGVELQSREAKLQSREAELNSREVELRSREAELQSGEAEHVARLNSQLHEAQDQASSSQSRCVELQDVLEKERREAQLHSQESANQIQALQAQVQKLQEEVQVLCAERACVVSRAQEEVLLLQGAVEASASERKKERTALQESLAAVTAELDRGRRRAAECEQESSSLKTRLQELQLQSAQAAQLQGELQKNCFVLQTECAALCSEKTALQENMQHLEKELHSSRDQAALLGRSVNALERTQGELESRLAEQQEQRQQDRARLKAQLDQATARIKGLQREYEDTQVELVQVKQRCSEVEQEKLSLSEELHQCKGSLKQLQERASRPSLQPVLAMLVGVVLAVLFWGYSSLW; translated from the exons ATGTCTCCAGCACTGGTTGTGTTTACCAGCTGCCAGAATTCATACCCGTTTCAGGAACGCCATGTGTATCTCAGAGAGCCCGTTAAGATCGGGCGCGCCGTGGCACGATCGCCACCGGCCAAAAACAACGCAATCTTTGACTGCAAGGTGCTATCGCGGAATCACGCTCTCCTCTGGTTCGACCACAACTCCGGCAAG TTCTATCTGCAGGACACAGGCAGCAGCAACGGCACCTTCATCAACAGCACACGACTGAGCCACGCCCACCAGCACGGTCCCCCCTCCCAGATTTTCACCGGTGACATCATCCAGTTTGGGGTGGACGTGACGGAGAGCAGCTGTAATG TCACCCATGGATGCGTGGTGTCCTCAATCTGCCTGTTTCTGCCCGACGGTGTGGAGGCTTCTCACCGTGCAGAGGAAGATGCCACTCCGCCTCA AGCCAGTCCAGCGACATCACCGCTTCCTGTGTGGAAG GTTGCAGAGAGCACACCCAGCGTGTATTCCCTGGAACTGTTCCAGCTCTCCCAGTATCTGAAG GAGGCCTTGCAGCGGGAACAGATGCTGGAGCAGAAGTTGGTGACgctgcagtggctgctgggAAGGACACAGGAAGCCTCGGAGGCCAGTTTTCAG GCTGTAGTAGATGAGGACCAACTTCTCTCCAGGTTAGAGGTCATGGAAAACATGCTGCAGGCATTATCTGGA AACCAGTGTGAGGGCAGGGTTCTGGAGCTGGCGGCCTATCAGAGCACAGCCAAGGAGGCCCTGCGTCGCGTCCTGcgggagaaggtggaggtgtgCCAGACCCTCAGTAAGGTGGAG CTGAGTCTGTCTAGCGCGCAGGACACCTGCTTACACCTGCAGCACCTGCGCGAGCATGCCGAACAGGAGCTCACGGAGCTGGCCAGCAAGTACAGCAAGGCCGTCAGCATCATCCAGGGCCTGACCCACACCATAAAG CTGGCAGAGAGGCAGCAagaggagcagctgcagaagcACCTGCAGGAGAAGATGGAGCTTCAGCTCCTCATCCAAAGCCTGGAGGAGCAAGAGCAGGAGCCACAGACCAACAGCGACACCAAGGAGTGTCTTCAATCTGTACAGG GTTGCTTGGAGCAGCACCAGCATAAAATCACAAAGAGCCACTTTTTGG CTTCTCCCTTCAGTGGACTCCTCCAGTGTCTCATGAACGAAAAGACGCTCACGAAAG aaTGGTTTCTCCCACCCCCCTCGGAGTCTCTGATGGATGCTTCTGGCTGGACAGTGTCAGGCACACTGAGCTCGGTAGAAGACTGCACCATGCACTCGACAG gCAGAATGGAGGAGAAGAAAGACACTGAGGCTGTGAATAACGTCACGCTGCTCACTG aggattgtgggagtGGTGAGCTGCAGTCCAGAGAGGCGGAGCTTCAGTCCAGAGGGGTGGAGCTGCAGTCCAGAGAGGCGGAGCTTCAGTCCAGAGGGGTGGAGCTGCAGTCCAGAGAGGCGAAGCTGCAGTCTAGAGAGGCGGAGCTTAATTCCAGAGAGGTGGAGCTTCGTTCCAGAGAGGCGGAGCTTCAGTCTGGAGAGGCGGAGCATGTTGCCCGTCTGAACAGCCAGCTGCATGAGGCACAGGACCAGGCTTCTAGCAGCCAGAGCAGATGTGTGGAGCTCCAGG ATGTACtggaaaaggagaggagagaagcccAGCTCCATTCCCAggaatcagccaatcagatccagGCTCTGCAAG cccaggtgcagaagctgcaggaggaggtgcaggtgtTGTGTGCGGAGCGGGCGTGCGTTGTGTCCCGTGCCCAGGAGGAGGTGCTGTTGCTGCAGGGTGCAGTGGAGGCCAGCGCCAGCGAGCGGAAGAAGGAGAGAACCGCGCTGCAGGAGAGTCTGGCCGCCGTTACCGCCGAGCTGGACAGGGGGCGCCGCAGAGCAGCCGAATGcgagcaggagagcagcagcCTGAAGACCCGTCTGCAGGAGCTCCAGCTGCAGTCTGCGCAGGCTGCGCAGCTGCAAG GTGAGCTGCAGAAGAACTGCTTCGTTCTGCAGACCGAGTGCGCAGCCCTGTGCTCTGAGAAGACTGCGCTTCAGGAAAATATGCAACACCTGGAGAAAGagctgcacag CTCGCGGGACCAGGCTGCCCTGCTGGGCCGTAGTGTCAATGCTCTGGAGCGCACACAGGGGGAGCTAGAGAGCAGACTGgcagagcagcaggagcagcgccAGCAGGACCGGGCCCGACTGAAGGCCCAGTTAGACCAGGCAACCGCAAGAATCAAGGGCCTTCAGAGagag